CATACGGTATGTGTGATTGTTCATAAAATTCCAGGGAAATATCTATACCTGAATAAATCCTGTAAaaccaaatgtttgtttgttaatcTTTCAGATATAAATGATGACTCTGTGAGCCACACGCTGAAGATGATACATCCAAAGCTGGAGTACCAGTTGATGTTGGCTAGGAAAGTTCAGCTTATCGATGCACTAAAAGTACGTATTGGTTAGAAGTGTTGTCTTACAGGTAAAATCCACTCTGAAGTTCTCAACCATCCTCTTTCAACACTTACTAACCTCCacttcactttctctctcatttgTGCGATTGGCAGGAGCTTCAGGTCCATGAGGGAACCGCTGACTTCCTTATCCCAGAGTATCGTAACATCCTGGATGAGTCCAATAATCTCCTTGTGGAGTACAAAAAGCAGCCAGCGCACCTCGAGAGGCTTTATGGTGCAGCATTAATCCTGGCATTTCACTGACACTGTTATTATGAAatatgattcttttttttaactaatatgtattttttctttcctgtaggAATGATCACAGACCTGTTCATCGACAAATTCAAGTTTAAAGGCCAAAATGTGAAAACCAAGGTCTCATCATTGCTGGAGATACTCGATAATTACGACTTAAATTCACTTTTAGACTTTTTCAGTGACGCATGATAACATGTAGATCAGAGTGTGAATATTGATTTACTAATTTTCTTTCAGTGTCTTCCTTTGTGctgtttttgtattgtaaatACAAAAGTTAGGTTTTATGATAGTTACTATCAGTGTCAGTATCCTGTAGTTATAGCGTCATTGTCCTTTCATTTAGATACTGTTTGTCCTACATGTGTTGTacagtaaaaacatatttataatatattttgatagcatctaaaaacaaatgtgttgtttaataaatctCGCAAAGACTGTACAGGTTGTGACAAAGCTTTGGATCAAGTTTCATTGACAAATATAAGCCAGTTAAATGATggcattttttttatatcaaatgttTACAGCACATAATTCCccctctgaaataaaaaaggagcttTTTTTGGAAACACTGAATCCTTCAAGGACTGATGGAGAGTGTAGAGAACAAATACAACTTATCAGGAAGAAAAAGCTTGTGTGATACCATGAGATAAATGTTACAAATGTGTGGTTATTCTCCACACAACACTCTAAAGTCTCAAAAGAtaagactttatttatcctgaaAGAAGTTGTTGTGCCAGAGTAATAAAGatacaataaacacagcagTGTGATAATAAAAGTAACACTAATACTTTACAATAATAAAGCTGTACTCTAACAGTGCAGTAAAAAGAGCTAATTTAACAACTAGAAACAGAGGGTCAAATAATGAATGTAAACTGTGCACTGACGAGCAGTATATGTCAAAACATGTAGTGGCAGATACGTAATTGATATTGCacattgttattaatattgCACATGATATAGGCAACAATTGGGAAGTGATTGATGAGATGATAATGCTATTTATAATGCACATAGTGGTGGTGTGGAAGTTCTCAGGTCTGAGGGAGGAACTGGGAGGAAAGACTCTGGTGGTGGTCCTTGATGGTCACAGTCTATGGCTGAAAGTGCTCCAGTAGGACACCAGTGTGGCCTGCAGGGGGTGAGACTTTTCATGTCCATACTTATTAGTTTTCAAGCTGGCACACAACTCTAAATGATGGTTATACTTCTCTTACCATTAAAAAGTACAGGAAGTCAAAAATATCACCACTGATAAAAGATGAAATGAGTCAAAAACCATAAACACAATCTAAATCATtttactgtgtgttgtgttggcAAAACGTGTTTCTATATCAAGTAATTGATGGTATAAAGCAAATGAAATTACAATATagcatgtgtttgtattgtcCGATGATATTTTAGTATGAATAACATTAAGTCACTTTTATTATCAGTAGTAATGTATTAATTTGAGATGCTTACTCATACACCCAGAGGgtatataatacatttgattctgAGATTGGTGGAAGATCATTCTAAGTATATGTTGATGGTAATTGTtatcttgtatatatatatatatatttttttttttctgtctttggctctttctgctgtaataatgaaaatgtccccgATTaacgattaaaggtattctgattctgataatacTTGTAAATGCAATACTTGTCCTTGTTCCCAATTATTTATGCAAATCTGTATTACTAGTACACGCTGTGGATACGCCAGACATTATCCCGCAGCTGTTACGCTGTGCGCCTTTTCCATTCAAATGTGTCAAACCGGTTTTGAATTTGCAATCAAGTGAACATTGTCCTCTACCGGCACCCGTACATCTGTGTTCGTCACTGCCTGTGCGGCCTGTGATTGGTCTGTTTCAATCCTCGCGGGCTACTTGAACTGAGAGATAGCTACAAACCTGCATctgcatgtttttctgtttatggACTGAAGGCTAGCAGTTGCTTGTTTGCAGGTTGGTAATACGTTTTCGGAACTACTGAGTATGGCAACTTAAGGAACACATTTAACCTCTTGTTGTAATCGTACCGCCATTGGtgcactttgttttgttgctttgtttatttaactcAGTTCCAGGAGTCGTTGCCATCTCAACAGAACCTTCCTCAGCAAGCTAGCAGCTAACGCTAGCCTCCATATTTAACCTTCCATACGCGATAATTCGAAACGCTTTAtatatctttgtgttttacaAGAGCACACACCAGCTGTAGCATCTCAGGCAAGCAAAGACACTTTGTCATTTGAGGGGGAAACATGTCTGGAGTTAGCAGAGGACAGAGAAGCGCGGCTACTAGTGCCCATCACAACCAAGAGAATATGCTGTCACGACTGAGGGGCTCAATGAAACCCCGAGCTGCTGCAAACGAAGACCAAGAAAACCTTGCACCGAAACAAGTATCAGCCGGCAGCAGAAACGTGCTGGGGCCCCTGCAGAACAACCTGCGGATCAAAACCCACAATCAATGCGAGAAACAGGTCAGTTTGGGGACAACGATGCTACTATAGCTCACCTAGCTGCAGCTAATGACTGTAATTAAgatgtgtgtgggggggttctATTGTAGTTTTTGGAGGCAAATCATTTAGTTACCCTTGCCAGTTAACATTACTTGACCTAATGCTTCATTGTTCTAAAACGTGCAGATCAATGTAgctttaaatatattgaatacCTGTTTGCCAGATTGTCCGCCATTTTAATATCACCATTAGTGACGCCCTAATGctgctgtattttattatatataaactacagacTTGTCTTGAAATTTAATTTCTAATTAATGCTCTGTCTACGCGAGTTCCTCCCGCCTTCTCTAGTGGTTGTATACCATGAGTGGCTGTTGGGTGCAAGCTAGCAAGTGCTCTATGCTATCATCCTTTTAGATTCACACTTCTAAACAATTAATGTTATATTGCTGTGCTTTATTAAAGTAGTTTGTGCAATTTGATGCAAAATgacctgcctttttttttttaaaagccccTATGCAAGTAACTACTTTTTTTCAGTCCCCATGCTTGCTGTTGTAGAGGCTGTGTTGTATGATCCTCAAATTATATCTTTAGTTGGGTAAGCATTTCCTTTTGCAGGACAGATATCTGAACAGTCTATTTTCTGCTTTCAGGAATCATCACAGTCCTTGTCCTGCAAAAATGAAGATTTGGTCAAAAGCTGCCTGGAGAAGCCCTCCGCTAAACTACCCACGTTCCAGGTCCATATGGATGAGCCTGATGGCGCCTGCATCAAGAAGCCACAGCCTGTGGTCAAAGCAAAGTCTATCTCTGAAGAGTCTTCCATCACATTCAGTGCAGTGGCACGGCTTCGGCAGCCCCTGGCCACCCTTGATATTCCATCAGCAATGGATCTCAGCTTTGGTGGGTTCTGATTACATTTGGCAACCCTCTAAGACAAACTCCCTTAATTTTTCTAATTGAAGGTCTCAATCCTGTTTGCAGAAACTGTGGTTGCTCACCATgtttaagattttcattgcacTAATTAaacttttctctcctcagaCTCTCCCATGGACATGTCTGTGGttgagggggaggagaaaacGGTTGATGTAAATGACGTCCCAGAATATGCTGCTGAAATCCACACATACCTGAGGGAAATGGAGGTGAGACATGCTACAAATGAATCTCTGGCTCAATTCTTTAAGCCATGTTTTGCAAGTTAATATATACATGATGCCTTTTCTATAGCTAACTTTTGTGTACACAATTTTCCTGCAAGTTAAGtaactctctgctccacaggTTAAGACCAGGCCTAAAGCAGGCTACATGAAGAAGCAGCCCGACATCACCAACAGCATGAGGGCCATCCTGGTGGACTGGCTGGTCGAGGTTGGAGAAGAGTACAAGCTACAGAATGAGACTCTTTACCTGGCTGTAAACTACATCGATcgcttcctctcctccatgtctgtcCTGAGGGGAAAGCTTCAGCTGGTCGGCACCGCTGCCATGCTGTTGGCTTCGTACGTCCACGTTTTTTATCTAGTATATTGAAATGCGATGTCGTATGATATGCTACATGTTCAAATCtagctttctttctttgtgaaaTGACTATTTTCATGTTCCTCTGCAGGAAGTTTGAGGAAATCTACCCCCCAGAGGTGGCAGAGTTTGTTTACATCACAGACGACACCTACACTAAGAAGCAGGTGTTAAGAATGGAGCATCTGGTGCTTAAAGTGCTGTCCTTTGATCTGGCCGCTCCAACCATCAACCAGTTTCTCACCCAGTACTTCCTCAATCAGTCGGTTAGCAAACAGGTGGAGAGCCTGGCAATGGTGAGCTTGCAGTGAAAAATAAGATTCACAATGCCTCTTGACACTTGCTCTCCAACATTTCCAGCCGAAGAAGGCAAAGATTGATCCTTAAATTTTGTTTGCAGTACCTCGGGGAGCTCAGTCTGGTTGAGTCGGATCCTTTCCTCAAGTACATCccatcacacacagctgctgcagcctACACATTGGCAAACCACACAGTTACTGGTGGCTCATGGGtaggtttttatataaaatggtCTAAATGACACCATACTGCATTAATTGGGGGCAAAAAAGATATTTGTTAAAGTCTCTACCAAAAGATGTCAGTTTAAATATCTAGTTTTGCCTGAATTGGAAGCATGTTTCTTCTGTGCAAACAAGCTGAATGACTGTCTCCTCTTCAGCCCAAGTCCTTGACAGAGATGACCGGCTACTCCCTGGAAGAGCTGATGCCATGTGTGGAGGATCTGCACCAAATTTACCTCAATGCCTCTCAGCATGCACAGCAGTCAGTCCGCGAGAAATACAAGGGCCCAAAGTGAGTAGGCTTCTACTCGACTCCTTATTGGCGGCCTTGGATTGACCACATTTTGTGCAGTCAAACAACTGTTctaaaatgctttatttctcTTCCAGGTACTCTGAAGTTTCCCTCATCGATGCGCCATCGAAATTGCTGCTGAACTAACTTCTCCCCCCCTCCCATGTAGAGTTTTGTAACCCTCTCGgtcattaatatttttttttaatgatgtttgcCACAATTTAATAGGACATTGCCTGCTCTTCTTGGAGTAgtgctgatgtgttttttttaaaaggtatttttatATAATCCTGAAATCCCACCAGACGCTACCGTTTTGTTGGTGAATCAAAGCAGTTTTAATGTTGACTTTTAATCGCAGACAAAATGTAGAGGTCTTATCGCTGCTCTTGAGCTTTGAGCTACAGTGTCTTAAACTCCAATAGACCTGTGATGTTTTGAACGTTTGACCTCATGTGATGCCGATTAAAGCACATTCTGTCTGTACTGGAGTCAGCTGTCATTATATTGGTGTCTTGTAAGTCCTAACAGCTTTTTTTCAAGGCCCCATCTGCACTGTAAAATATGGCTCTTGtaaataaattcatttaaagtCAGACTTCACGTCTATATCTTTGTACTCACACTGAACACACGGGGGCAGCAGAGGACCAGTTTTTGCTTTTAGGTTTTCTTCTATTTACAAAGGGAAATTCAACTAAATGGTGCTTCGATGTCTTGAAGAGGAAATGCTATCAATTTAAACATCTCTTCTGCAAGACATGTTTACAAACTTTATGACTTCAACAGAAAGTGAACTTGAGTCTGCAATAAAATCCATAATTTAATCTGGGGAATAGCCTTGTGTGTCTAATTGGCAAACTGCTGAACACCGATTCTGAAGGCTAATCGTTTAAAGCAAAGGACTAAATGGACATTTTCATGTGGAGAAGTTGGCTATAAACTTAAGcttctaaatctaaatgtggCAAAGTGAAATAAGATTTGTTTCAATTCTGAAAATTAAGCAAGTTGCACAAATCAGCAGGTGATGGGTACTgagacaaacacattcacaactTTGGCACATTTCACAATTCTTTAATGAAATGATTACTGCCCCCACAATCACTCAAAGTACTGTTTTCTAGACTGCATTTTGAGTATAATGGAAACATAAATAGCATGCATGGAAAGCAaaggctgctttttttttttttgtctgcacattcatttttaatgacaaaatcagcttttttttttaacttgtcaTTCAACACTGATTTGATTTCCCTGGTGAAAGTGAAGTGAGGCAGCCGGTGACGACGTAGGCATCTCGCGCTCTCTTCCCCTCTTTCTCATGAGCTAGGAGGCAGGCTTTGTGCGAGGAGTCTGGCAGGAGAGAGGAAGCACATCCAGCTGCAGAGAGCCTTCCTTCATTTCAGGAGAATGGACAGCTGAGACCATGCACTCACTCTCAACAGGTTTTATACCGCACTGACGGCACTCACATGGGACTGGAGGATAAAACCATAGGAACAGAGGGGAATTTAATAACATAGCAAAACCAGTTGGATACCTGTTCAAA
The DNA window shown above is from Eleginops maclovinus isolate JMC-PN-2008 ecotype Puerto Natales chromosome 23, JC_Emac_rtc_rv5, whole genome shotgun sequence and carries:
- the ccna2 gene encoding cyclin-A2 produces the protein MSGVSRGQRSAATSAHHNQENMLSRLRGSMKPRAAANEDQENLAPKQVSAGSRNVLGPLQNNLRIKTHNQCEKQESSQSLSCKNEDLVKSCLEKPSAKLPTFQVHMDEPDGACIKKPQPVVKAKSISEESSITFSAVARLRQPLATLDIPSAMDLSFDSPMDMSVVEGEEKTVDVNDVPEYAAEIHTYLREMEVKTRPKAGYMKKQPDITNSMRAILVDWLVEVGEEYKLQNETLYLAVNYIDRFLSSMSVLRGKLQLVGTAAMLLASKFEEIYPPEVAEFVYITDDTYTKKQVLRMEHLVLKVLSFDLAAPTINQFLTQYFLNQSVSKQVESLAMYLGELSLVESDPFLKYIPSHTAAAAYTLANHTVTGGSWPKSLTEMTGYSLEELMPCVEDLHQIYLNASQHAQQSVREKYKGPKYSEVSLIDAPSKLLLN